A stretch of the Cygnus olor isolate bCygOlo1 chromosome 25, bCygOlo1.pri.v2, whole genome shotgun sequence genome encodes the following:
- the GPATCH8 gene encoding G patch domain-containing protein 8 isoform X2, which yields MGMGRMEMELDYAEDATERRRVLEVEKEDTEELRQKYKDYVDKEKAIAKALEDLRANFYCELCDKQYQKHQEFDNHINSYDHAHKQRLKDLKQREFARNVSSRSRKDERKQEKALRRLHELAEQRRQPECAPGSGPMFRTTTVAVDEEGGDDDDSAANSGSFVQTMSGQASEMTMDRGFLNTGQVGGTLMPGQMPLQSAQAISFGIKSALGTPLQKIGVSFSFAKKTPVKLETIASVFKDHVEESSSADGGKADERGSSDAGSLQKSGEGESTNNSDGKTEEDDQHDKDSGSLATTLSKLKKMRREDGPMAVEPEYYHYIPPAHCKVKPNFQFLLFMKSTEQMEAENVNKKNTHEVKKGNSPKPKPGKHAEKAAESTVQQKEQSTTETTAQQSKTELKEVPENASMQEGKHLTESNLPEPDTTKEVTQPVPSSKDGTEGPKHPTGPFFPVLSKDESTTLQWPSELLIFTKAEPSVSYSCNPLYFDFKLSRNKDAKGKGTEKSKDPGGLCKENVQTPESREMSKPKEVESIANSSAGKMESKSLSACGSQSKQESNLANMSKVEGDDSSKNVTGKNKSGKSHKHKKKKKHKKSSKHKRKHKEEPDEKSRKTDLGEEKPKKRKKHRHKKLKSSLSTESERALKTELSEDCSHFQKKKRCSQELQRKSLSAEEGSSCKKEDSGNSCQEHGSKKHKADLQQLPAARRRCAGPSLGRSGHRSRQSSGDYDSDEGSHRKHSRQKSPSQYSDDYDSGSDHSRSRSRSGRRHSSRRSYSTSSDASSDQSRYSRRRSYSDDSYSDYSDRSRCHSKRSHDSEDDSDYNSSNHRSKRRKYSSSEDDYSSSRSRSRSRSRSRTHPRGRSRTRSRGRTRSSSCSRSRSKRRSRSVTGRSWKRSRSYSRDRSRSTRSHSQRSLSRKGSRGHESPEERRSGRRDFIRSKIYRSQSPHYFRTSRNEGALKKEDGKGEDLKGSGSLSQNSSSSSGTGRASEGDCSPEERNSVTAKLLLEKIQSRKVEKKPCVTDEMLAGANKVGIKLKDPPQGYFGPKLPPSLGNKPVLPLIGKLPTIRKPNAKRYEESGLERGEEQELSDSEDASQGMEETQLAGQSLLEEVVMVMQDKPLDEQKRDEPAVEMPSVPLEAPALPECFSSGDLVMQHNFLSDPSDGDALEPMDGGSQPVPVEAGMMPLVPDVEHFPGYVPQSGEPSIEGDREGGEDSSLAPLESQPITFTPEEMEKYSKLQQAAQQHIQQQLLAKQVKAFPASTALAPAAPALQPIHIQQPAAASATSITTVQHAILQHHAAAAAAAIGIHPHPHPQPLAQVHHIPQPHLTPISLSHLTHSIIPGHPATFLASHPIHIIPASAIHPGPFTFHPVPHALYPTLLAPRPAAAAAATALHLHPLLHPIFSGQDLQHPPSHGT from the exons AGGTTGAAAGATCTCAAGCAAAGGGAATTTGCTCGCAACGTCTCCTCGAGATCGCGTAAAGATgaaaggaagcaggagaaagcCCTCCGACGTCTTCATgaactggctgaacagagaaGGCAGCCTGAATG TGCTCCTGGAAGCGGACCCATGTTCAGAACCACCACCGTGGCTGTGGATGAGGAAGGTGGAGATGATGACGATTCTGCAGCCAACAGcggttcttttgtccagacaATGTCTGGCCAAGCTTCAGAGATGACAATGGACAGAGGTTTCCTTAACACCGGACAAGTTGGTGGCACCCTTATGCCAGGCCAAATGCCCCTCCAGTCAGCACAAGCAATCAGTTTTGGCATTAAGAGCGCTTTGGGAACTCCACTGCAAAAGATAGGTGTGTCATTTTCATTTGCCAAGAAGACTCCGGTGAAGCTTGAGACCATCGCTTCTGTTTTCAAGGACCACGTGGAAGAATCGAGTTCTGCAGATGGAGGAAAAGCTGATGAGAGAGGGTCCTCAGATGCAGGAAGTCTGCAGAAGTCTGGTGAGGGTGAAAGCACAAATAATTCTGATGGCAAGACGGAGGAAGATGACCAGCATGACAAAGATAGCGGCTCTCTGGCCACTACGTTATCTAAACTAAAAAAGATGAGACGAGAAGATGGACCAATGGCAGTTGAACCAGAATACTATCATTATATTCCCCCAGCCCACTGTAAAGTAAAGCCTAATTTTCAATTCCTGCTTTTCATGAAGTCTACAGAACAAATGGAAgctgaaaatgtgaataaaaaaaacacacatgaagTCAAAAAGGGTAATTCTCCAAAACCCAAACCCGGCAAGCATGCAGAGAAGGCTGCTGAGAGCACAGTGCAGCAGAAGGAACAGAGTACTACTGAAACTACTGCTCAGCAGAGCAAAACGGAGCTAAAAGAAGTCCCAGAAAATGCAAGTATGCAGGAGGGCAAGCATCTTACAGAGAGCAACCTCCCAGAGCCAGACACTACTAAGGAAGTCACTCAGCCTGTCCCAAGCAGTAAAGATGGCACTGAAGGACCAAAACATCCAACAGgacctttttttccagttctgagtAAAGATGAGAGCACTACTCTCCAGTGGCCTTCAGAGCTGCTCATATTTACCAAAGCAGAACCTTCTGTTTCATACAGTTGTAATCCCCTGTATTTTGATTTCAAGCTGTCTCGCAACAAAGATGCTAAAGGAAAAGGGACAGAGAAATCCAAGGATCCAGGAGgcctttgtaaagaaaatgttcagaCTCCAGAATCTAGAGAGATGAGCAAACCCAAGGAGGTAGAAAGCATAGCTAACAGTTCTGCTgggaaaatggaaagtaaatCTCTGTCTGCCTGTGGCTCCCAGAGCAAGCAGGAGTCTAACTTGGCAAACATGAGTAAGGTAGAGGGAGATGACAGTAGTAAAAATGTAACTGGTAAGAATAAATCTGGAAAATCccataaacataaaaagaaaaagaagcacaaaaagtCCAGCAAACACAAACGTAAACACAAGGAAGAACCTGACGAGAAGAGCCGAAAAACTGACCTGGGGGAAGAGAAACCCAAGAAACggaaaaaacacagacacaaaaaactCAAATCTTCTCTTTCTACTGAATCAGAACGGGCACTGAAAACTGAACTGTCTGAAGACTGTAGccacttccagaagaaaaagcgGTGCTCTCAGGAGTTGCAGAGGAAGTCTCTGTCTGCTGAAGAGGGAAGTAGCTGTAAGAAAGAGGACAGTGGTAACTCCTGCCAAGAGCATGGCAGCAAGAAACACAAGGCtgacctgcagcagctgccggCTGCCAGGAGGCGGTGTGCTGGCCCCTCTCTGGGCAGGTCTGGCCACAGGAGCCGGCAGAGCAGCGGGGATTACGACAGCGACGAGGGCTCCCACAGGAAGCACTCCCGGCAGAAATCTCCCTCGCAGTACAGCGATGACTACGACTCCGGCAGCGACCACTCCAGGAGCCGCTCCAGGTCAGGGCGGAGGCACTCATCTCGACGGTCCTACTCTACCAGTTCCGATGCTTCTTCAGATCAGAGCAGGTACAGCCGCCGGAGGAGTTACTCGGATGACAGCTACAGTGACTACAGCGACCGGTCGAGGTGCCACTCAAAGAGGTCCCACGACTCGGAGGATGACTCTGACTACAACAGCTCAAATCACAGATCAAAGCGGCGCAAGTACTCCTCTTCCGAAGACGACTACAGCTCGAGTCGGAGCAGGTCAAGGAGTCGAAGCAGGAGCCGAACCCACCCTCGAGGAAGGTCAAGAACACGGAGTCGGGGCAGGACACGAAGCAGCAGCTGTAGCCGCAGTCGAAGCAAGAGGAGAAGCCGAAGCGTGACAGGTCGCAGCTGGAAACGAAGTCGCAGCTACAGCCGGGATCGCAGCCGCAGTACGAGAAGCCACTCGCAGAGGTCGCTCTCGCGAAAGGGCTCTCGAGGCCATGAGAGCCCTGAAGAGAGGCGGTCAGGGAGAAGAGACTTCATCAGGTCCAAAATCTATCGCTCGCAGTCTCCTCACTACTTCCGAACAAGCAGAAATGAAGGAGCTTTGAAGAAGGAGGACGGCAAAGGCGAGGATCTCAAAGGGTCTGGCTCTCTCtcccagaacagcagcagcagctctggcactgGGAGGGCCTCAGAAGGTGACTGCAGTCCAGAAGAGAGAAACTCCGTGACTGCAAAACTTCTCCTGGAAAAGATCCAGTCCAGGAAGGTTGAGAAGAAGCCCTGTGTTACTGATGAAATGCTAGCAGGGGCAAACAAGGTGGGCATAAAGCTCAAAGACCCTCCACAGGGCTACTTTGGCCCCAAGCTTCCTCCTTCATTAGGCAACAAACCAGTTCTCCCTTTAATTGGGAAATTGCCAACCATCCGAAAACCAAATGCAAAAAGATACGAAGAGTCTGGCTTAGAGAGGGGCGAAGAGCAAGAGCTATCGGACTCTGAGGATGCTTCCCAAGGCATGGAGGAGACTCAGTTGGCCGGCCAGTCTCTCCTGGAAGAAGTGGTAATGGTTATGCAGGACAAACCTCTGGATGAGCAGAAACGCGACGAACCTGCTGTGGAGATGCCGTCCGTTCCCCTCGAAGCACCAGCGCTGCCCGAGTGCTTTAGTTCTGGGGACCTGGTCATGCAGCACAACTTCCTCTCGGACCCAAGCGATGGTGACGCCTTGGAACCCATGGATGGGGGCAGCCAGCCCGTCCCTGTGGAAGCCGGTATGATGCCCTTGGTCCCTGATGTGGAGCATTTTCCTGGCTATGTGCCTCAGAGCGGGGAGCCGAGCATCGAAGGAGACCGAGAAGGGGGAGAAGACTCCTCTCTGGCACCACTCGAGAGCCAGCCCATCACTTTTACACCCGAAGAGATGGAGAAGTACAGCAAACTacagcaggctgctcagcagcacatccagcagcagctcctcgcaAAGCAGGTCAAGGCCTTTCCTGCCTCCACTGCGCTGGCGCCAGCAGcgcctgccctgcagcccatCCACATCCAGCAGCCGGCGGCGGCATCCGCGACCTCCATCACCACCGTGCAGCACGCCATCCTGCAGCACCACGCCGCCGCGGCAGCCGCCGCCATCGGCatccacccccacccccatccccagcctctTGCTCAGGTTCATCATATACCCCAGCCCCACTTGACGCCCATCTCGTTATCCCACCTGACCCACTCGATTATTCCGGGACACCCCGCTACGTTTCTAGCCAGCCACCCCATCCACATCATTCCGGCATCAGCCATCCATCCGGGCCCCTTTACTTTTCACCCGGTTCCTCATGCTCTTTACCCGACCCTTCTTGCCCCAAGACCCGCTGCTGCTGCGGCCGCTACAGCGTTACATCTTCACCCCTTGCTGCACCCCATCTTCTCAGGTCAGGACTTGCAGCACCCCCCGAGTCATGGCACATGA